The following are from one region of the Synechococcus sp. CBW1108 genome:
- a CDS encoding IS5 family transposase → MYVFQHAGQLSIEEFYTPFGGKLDPNNRWLLLRNLIPWMPLESQYAPQFSAKTGAPAKPFQMAFGALYIQQRLGVTDRETVQLITESPYLQFFIGLSAYQAMPPFDPSMMVHFRKRIGPDLIKICNDMTKANGIAMIKEMLVSAEEDDSEQEEEQQLAAIDEALGVKPATLDPESNWGTLILDATCVPDDIPYPVDLRLLNEAREATEKIIDELFKQLQGKINRKPRCNRDKARNRFLAIIKKKKPKCAEIREVKRFQLNEIRRNLRAIDQMIHCGAMLLELGTQLYRKLLITSELYRQQQEMYDADSRRIDDRIVNLSKPHVRPIVRGKEGRRTEFGAKISISDDNGFVDVDRISWDNYNEANDLIARTKQYKEERGYYPARICADSIYMTLGNKKFCAENNIRLSGRPRKKQVEAEVQTAEQQELFKSDLRKRSVIEGRIGTSKRKYGLDRIMTKLIETSRTVITMAFFVMNAEKVLRLLRLLLSILVSVYILMLYLLASWRRPALLWAA, encoded by the coding sequence ATCGAGGAGTTTTACACGCCCTTCGGCGGCAAACTAGATCCTAATAATCGCTGGCTTCTGCTTCGTAACCTGATTCCATGGATGCCGCTGGAAAGCCAGTATGCACCCCAATTCAGTGCCAAGACAGGAGCACCGGCCAAGCCGTTTCAGATGGCGTTCGGTGCGCTGTACATCCAGCAACGCCTGGGAGTGACAGACCGCGAAACAGTTCAGCTGATCACGGAATCACCGTATCTACAATTTTTCATTGGCTTGAGTGCATACCAGGCAATGCCCCCGTTTGATCCATCGATGATGGTGCATTTTCGTAAGCGCATTGGCCCTGATCTGATCAAGATCTGCAATGACATGACCAAGGCCAATGGCATTGCGATGATTAAAGAGATGCTGGTTTCGGCGGAGGAGGATGATAGCGAACAAGAAGAGGAGCAACAGCTTGCTGCCATCGACGAAGCGCTAGGGGTGAAGCCTGCAACGTTGGATCCTGAAAGTAACTGGGGTACTCTGATTCTTGATGCAACCTGCGTGCCTGATGACATTCCCTACCCAGTAGATCTGAGGTTGCTCAACGAAGCGAGAGAGGCCACTGAGAAGATCATCGACGAACTGTTCAAGCAGTTGCAGGGAAAGATCAATCGTAAACCCCGCTGCAACCGGGATAAAGCTCGGAATCGGTTTCTGGCGATCATCAAGAAGAAAAAGCCCAAATGCGCCGAGATCCGTGAAGTCAAGCGCTTTCAGCTCAACGAGATCCGGAGAAACCTCAGAGCAATTGATCAGATGATCCATTGCGGTGCCATGCTTTTGGAGCTTGGAACCCAGCTCTACCGCAAGCTGCTGATCACCAGTGAACTGTACCGGCAGCAGCAGGAGATGTATGACGCTGATAGCCGGCGCATCGACGATCGGATTGTCAATTTGTCAAAACCACACGTGCGGCCGATCGTGAGGGGCAAGGAGGGAAGGCGAACAGAGTTCGGTGCGAAGATCTCAATATCAGATGATAATGGCTTTGTCGATGTGGATCGAATCAGCTGGGACAACTACAATGAAGCCAACGACCTGATCGCACGTACCAAGCAATACAAGGAAGAGCGAGGGTACTATCCAGCACGAATCTGTGCCGATTCAATCTATATGACATTAGGCAACAAGAAGTTCTGCGCAGAAAATAACATCAGACTCAGTGGCCGTCCACGCAAGAAGCAGGTAGAGGCCGAGGTGCAGACAGCAGAGCAACAAGAGCTTTTTAAATCAGACTTGAGAAAGCGTTCCGTGATCGAGGGAAGAATCGGAACGAGCAAACGGAAATATGGACTGGATCGGATCATGACCAAGCTGATTGAAACATCAAGAACGGTGATCACGATGGCGTTCTTTGTGATGAATGCCGAGAAGGTTCTCAGGCTACTGCGCCTCTTATTATCTATTCTTGTCTCTGTGTACATCCTGATGCTCTATTTGCTCGCCTCCTGGCGCCGTCCAGCGCTTCTGTGGGCTGCTTAG
- a CDS encoding Nif11-like leader peptide family natural product precursor yields the protein MPHSELLRFLAHVRADPALRQMMADALTADEVSLLAQERGFLVSGSDILRFHGQSASGIRISRIDHPGEYPGRYY from the coding sequence GTGCCCCATAGTGAGTTGTTGCGGTTTCTGGCCCATGTGCGGGCTGATCCAGCCCTGCGGCAAATGATGGCCGATGCTCTTACGGCTGATGAGGTGTCGCTGCTTGCCCAAGAGCGGGGATTTCTGGTCTCTGGCAGCGACATCCTGCGCTTCCACGGCCAGTCGGCCTCAGGGATCCGCATCAGTCGTATCGACCACCCTGGCGAATATCCCGGCCGTTACTACTAA
- a CDS encoding thermonuclease family protein — MARRFLLAAAVLVALSWPDLAVAQVGTTILSIGDGDTIRVRQGGKMLTVRLACIDAPETAQSPYGQHARAYLQQRLPIGREVSLEVKTTDRYGRSVAEVVSGVNINLALVEDGQAFAYRQYLRGCDAKAYLGLAEEPISIAPQLIPGMVSR; from the coding sequence ATGGCTAGACGGTTTCTATTGGCTGCGGCCGTATTGGTGGCGCTGTCGTGGCCCGACCTAGCAGTCGCCCAGGTTGGCACCACCATCCTCTCGATCGGCGATGGCGACACCATCCGCGTCCGCCAGGGCGGCAAGATGCTCACCGTGCGGCTGGCCTGCATCGATGCTCCCGAGACAGCCCAAAGTCCCTATGGCCAGCATGCCCGCGCCTACCTGCAGCAGCGGCTGCCGATTGGCCGCGAGGTGTCGCTTGAGGTCAAGACCACCGATCGCTACGGGCGCAGCGTCGCAGAGGTGGTTAGTGGCGTGAATATCAACCTGGCGCTGGTGGAAGACGGGCAGGCCTTTGCTTACCGCCAATACCTGCGCGGATGTGATGCCAAGGCATATCTAGGGCTTGCTGAGGAACCGATATCCATTGCGCCGCAGTTGATTCCAGGGATGGTCTCACGTTAA
- a CDS encoding IS5 family transposase → MYVFQHAGQLSIEEFYTPFGGKLDPNNRWLLLRNLIPWMPLESQYAPQFSAKTGAPAKPFQMAFGALYIQQRLGVTDRETVQLITESPYLQFFIGLSAYQAMPPFDPSMMVHFRKRIGPDLIKICNDMTKANGIAMIKEMLVSAEEDDSEQEEEQQLAAIDEALGVKPATLDPESNWGTLILDATCVPDDIPYPVDLRLLNEAREATEKIIDELFKQLQGKINRKPRCNRDKARNRFLAIIKKKKPKCAEIREVKRFQLNEIRRNLRAIDQMIHCGAMLLELGTQLYRKLLITSELYRQQQEMYDADSRRIDDRIVNLSKPHVRPIVRGKAGRRTEFGAKISISDDNGFVDVDRISWDNYNEANDLIARTKQYKEERGYYPARICADSIYMTLGNKKFCAENNIRLSGRPRKKQVEAEVQTAEQQELFKSDLRKRSVIEGRIGTSKRKYGLDRIMTKLIETSRTVITMAFFVMNAEKVLRLLRLLFSILVSVYILMLYLLASWRRPALLWAA, encoded by the coding sequence ATGTACGTTTTTCAGCACGCAGGTCAGCTATCGATCGAGGAGTTTTACACGCCCTTCGGCGGCAAACTAGATCCTAATAATCGCTGGCTTCTGCTTCGTAACCTGATTCCATGGATGCCGCTGGAAAGCCAGTATGCACCCCAATTCAGTGCCAAGACAGGAGCACCGGCCAAGCCGTTTCAGATGGCGTTCGGTGCGCTGTACATCCAGCAACGCCTGGGAGTGACAGACCGCGAAACAGTTCAGCTGATCACGGAATCACCGTATCTACAATTTTTCATTGGCTTGAGTGCATACCAGGCAATGCCCCCGTTTGATCCATCGATGATGGTGCATTTTCGTAAGCGCATTGGCCCTGATCTGATCAAGATCTGCAATGACATGACCAAGGCCAATGGCATTGCGATGATTAAAGAGATGCTGGTTTCGGCGGAGGAGGATGATAGCGAACAAGAAGAGGAGCAACAGCTTGCTGCCATCGACGAAGCGCTAGGGGTGAAGCCTGCAACGTTGGATCCTGAAAGTAACTGGGGTACTCTGATTCTTGATGCAACCTGCGTGCCTGATGACATTCCCTACCCAGTAGATCTGAGGTTGCTCAACGAAGCGAGAGAGGCCACTGAGAAGATCATCGACGAACTGTTCAAGCAGTTGCAGGGAAAGATCAATCGTAAACCCCGCTGCAACCGGGATAAAGCTCGGAATCGGTTTCTGGCGATCATCAAGAAGAAAAAGCCCAAATGCGCCGAGATCCGTGAAGTCAAGCGCTTTCAGCTCAACGAGATCCGGAGAAACCTCAGAGCAATTGATCAGATGATCCATTGCGGTGCCATGCTTTTGGAGCTTGGAACCCAGCTCTACCGCAAGCTGCTGATCACCAGTGAACTGTACCGGCAGCAGCAGGAGATGTATGACGCTGATAGCCGGCGCATCGACGATCGGATTGTCAATTTGTCAAAACCACACGTGCGGCCGATCGTGAGGGGCAAGGCGGGAAGGCGAACAGAGTTCGGTGCGAAGATCTCAATATCAGATGATAATGGCTTTGTCGATGTGGATCGAATCAGCTGGGACAACTACAATGAAGCCAACGACCTGATCGCACGTACCAAGCAATACAAGGAAGAGCGAGGGTACTATCCAGCACGAATCTGTGCCGATTCAATCTATATGACATTAGGCAACAAGAAGTTCTGCGCAGAAAATAACATCAGGCTCAGTGGCCGTCCACGCAAGAAGCAGGTAGAGGCCGAGGTGCAGACAGCAGAGCAACAAGAGCTTTTTAAATCAGACTTGAGAAAGCGTTCCGTGATCGAAGGAAGAATCGGAACGAGCAAACGGAAATATGGACTGGATCGGATCATGACCAAGCTGATTGAAACATCAAGAACGGTGATCACGATGGCGTTCTTTGTGATGAATGCCGAGAAGGTTCTCAGGCTACTGCGCCTCTTATTCTCTATTCTTGTCTCTGTGTACATCCTGATGCTCTATTTGCTCGCCTCCTGGCGCCGTCCAGCGCTTCTGTGGGCTGCTTAG
- the istA gene encoding IS21 family transposase: protein MLETLVPMRRDQVMPAPLTSHQRNLFMTKRRGGSSQEAAAAAAGISVRSARRIECNQLQPRANQPRGRTRPDPLVGVWEEELVPLLQRSPALTPITLLEHLQQQKPDVDWIPLQRTLQRRVREWKALHGPAPEVIFPLSYEPGEIAFCDFTQLKGVEVTIAGQVFPHLLFHYRLAWSGWSYAQVVQGGESFAALSEGLQNALAACGGVPGELRTDRLSAACRNRNGSFSSDITRRYHALCSHYSLAYSRNNLGVAHENGRVESPHGHLKRRIEQALLLRGSSDFETLAEYQAFLAAVIDQYNRPRLIRLEQEQAALRPLPRFRFADYDIEQLTVRRTSTIEVRRVVYSVPPRLIDQRLTVRIFHDRLQLLLGRQIACELERRHGGVERHGRAWSIDLEHLIDALRRKPRALLHCSYQRELFPDERWWQLWQQLRNGGDRDAAARLMVEALYVGCRLAGYEPVLVWLEKAHQRQGLSLAALQQRFRLPPHRPHPPQRIPQHSLQSYDDLLVLSAQTPGGGGGPADAAAAATAGAIPLPLAEPRLTG, encoded by the coding sequence GTGCTGGAGACCCTGGTGCCGATGCGCAGGGACCAGGTGATGCCGGCACCACTGACAAGCCACCAACGCAATCTGTTCATGACGAAACGACGAGGCGGCAGCAGCCAGGAGGCTGCTGCCGCGGCGGCGGGCATCTCAGTGCGCAGTGCTCGCCGGATTGAATGCAATCAGCTGCAGCCGCGGGCGAACCAGCCCCGTGGCCGCACCCGCCCCGATCCGCTGGTAGGGGTATGGGAGGAGGAGCTGGTGCCGTTGCTGCAGCGCTCACCCGCGCTGACGCCGATCACGCTCCTGGAGCATCTGCAGCAGCAGAAACCTGATGTGGACTGGATTCCGCTACAGCGCACCCTGCAGCGCCGGGTGCGGGAGTGGAAGGCACTGCACGGCCCGGCGCCGGAGGTGATCTTCCCTTTGAGCTATGAGCCTGGCGAAATTGCCTTCTGTGACTTCACCCAGCTCAAGGGGGTGGAGGTGACGATCGCCGGCCAGGTGTTCCCCCATCTGCTGTTCCACTACCGCCTGGCCTGGAGCGGCTGGAGCTACGCGCAGGTGGTCCAGGGCGGCGAGAGTTTTGCCGCCCTCTCCGAGGGTCTGCAGAACGCTCTGGCTGCCTGCGGCGGGGTGCCAGGTGAACTGCGCACCGACCGGTTATCAGCAGCGTGCCGTAACCGCAACGGCAGTTTCAGCTCCGACATCACCCGCCGTTATCACGCCCTCTGCAGCCACTACAGCCTGGCCTACAGCCGCAACAACCTGGGGGTGGCGCATGAGAACGGCCGTGTGGAGAGTCCTCATGGCCATCTCAAACGGCGGATCGAGCAGGCGTTGCTGCTGCGCGGCAGCAGTGATTTCGAGACGCTGGCTGAATACCAGGCTTTTCTGGCCGCGGTGATTGACCAGTACAACAGGCCGCGCCTGATCCGGCTGGAGCAGGAGCAGGCGGCGCTGCGGCCACTACCGCGGTTTCGTTTTGCCGACTACGACATTGAACAGCTCACGGTGCGGCGCACCAGCACGATCGAGGTACGCAGAGTCGTGTATTCGGTGCCGCCGCGGCTGATCGACCAGCGGCTGACGGTGCGGATCTTCCACGACCGGCTGCAGCTGCTTCTGGGCCGGCAGATCGCCTGCGAACTGGAGCGGCGCCACGGCGGTGTCGAGCGCCATGGGCGGGCATGGAGCATCGATCTGGAACATCTGATCGATGCGCTCAGGCGCAAACCCCGGGCATTGCTGCACTGCAGTTACCAGCGGGAGCTGTTCCCCGATGAGCGCTGGTGGCAGCTGTGGCAGCAGCTGCGCAATGGCGGTGACCGTGACGCCGCCGCCCGATTGATGGTCGAGGCGCTGTATGTGGGCTGCCGCCTGGCGGGCTACGAGCCAGTGCTGGTTTGGCTCGAGAAGGCCCATCAACGGCAAGGGCTGTCGCTGGCGGCGCTGCAGCAACGCTTCCGGCTGCCGCCCCATCGCCCCCACCCACCGCAACGCATTCCCCAACACAGCCTGCAGAGCTATGACGACCTCCTCGTCCTCAGTGCCCAGACCCCAGGCGGTGGAGGCGGCCCTGCCGATGCTGCTGCGGCAGCTACGGCTGGCGCGATTCCGCTCCCACTGGCAGAGCCTCGCCTTACAGGCTGA
- the istB gene encoding IS21-like element helper ATPase IstB yields MPRPQAVEAALPMLLRQLRLARFRSHWQSLALQAEAEGWSHSQFLYALCEQEVEQRQQARQQRLLRSAQLPWSKALADYDHSGRIEAGRWQELEALSRQSDWLQRGENVLLFGPSGVGKTHLAIGIALAQIGLDQACRFYPATSLVQELQKARADYNLPAALERLDRYPLLLIDDIGYVRRDEQESSVLFELICHRYERRSLLITANQPFTAWDEIFPSSSMTVAAVDRLVHHCHIVEISGDSHRRAQASRRSGSK; encoded by the coding sequence GTGCCCAGACCCCAGGCGGTGGAGGCGGCCCTGCCGATGCTGCTGCGGCAGCTACGGCTGGCGCGATTCCGCTCCCACTGGCAGAGCCTCGCCTTACAGGCTGAGGCCGAGGGCTGGAGCCACAGCCAGTTTCTCTATGCCCTCTGTGAGCAGGAGGTGGAGCAGCGCCAGCAGGCCCGCCAGCAACGGTTGCTGCGATCAGCCCAGCTGCCCTGGAGCAAGGCGCTGGCGGATTACGACCACAGCGGCCGAATCGAGGCCGGCCGATGGCAGGAGCTGGAGGCTCTGAGCCGCCAGAGCGATTGGCTGCAGCGGGGCGAGAACGTGCTTCTGTTCGGCCCCAGCGGTGTGGGCAAAACCCATCTGGCCATCGGCATCGCCCTGGCGCAGATCGGCCTGGATCAGGCCTGCCGCTTCTATCCCGCCACGAGCCTGGTGCAGGAGCTGCAGAAGGCCCGCGCCGACTACAACTTGCCGGCAGCGCTGGAGCGGCTGGATCGCTACCCGCTGCTGCTGATCGATGACATTGGCTATGTGCGGCGGGATGAACAGGAGAGCAGCGTGCTGTTTGAGCTGATCTGCCACCGCTACGAGCGCCGATCGCTGCTGATCACCGCCAATCAGCCGTTCACCGCCTGGGATGAGATCTTCCCCAGCAGCTCAATGACCGTGGCGGCGGTGGACCGGCTGGTGCACCACTGCCACATCGTCGAGATCAGCGGCGACAGCCACCGCCGCGCCCAAGCAAGCCGGCGCAGCGGCAGCAAATAG
- the pglX gene encoding BREX-1 system adenine-specific DNA-methyltransferase PglX: MPGAESETQPELLKLMRAGSMPAALKGDTNESRLHGLLDGQIQTAILGADPQGEVYRELVLATCRFYHELLPNLFEGLDDASELLLPDDLLSEGSIAGGFRREISDDDCQDVEILGWLYQFYIAEKKDEVMARKKAVPTEDIPAVTQLFTPHWIVRYLVENSLGRLWLLNRPGSRLREHMPYYIEGEAETDFLTINKPEEIKILDPACGSGHMLTYAFDLLTLIYEEEGYAPSEIPGLILQQNLHGLEICPRATQLAELALVFKAREKSRRFFQPEQLFRPSIVELRNVRFDGDELDEYIEALDLGELFDQNLFKLLHQFEEAKNFGSLIKPCLDERRIAAACRAIEAKDLAGQMLLRETHLKVLRVLEQAEALTKRYHIVVANPPYMGAKSFTGTLKLYLAENFAEFKADLFSAFIARSQSLALRHGYLGFMSPFVWMFIGTYEALRQELLGKCTITSLVQLEYSGFDGATVPICTFTLKNAKEIGFSGAYIRLSDFRGADQQAPRTLEAIHNPSCGWFYRASSERFKVIPGQPIAYWLPQKAIDAYARGESLGDNCHGQPGLQTNNNALFVRNWSEVSLGRIGFGFPSSECAREAQMRWYPYLKGGDFRKWYGNQAQVVDWEDDGRRIKRYVTEKYPYLNGNIDYVVKDRGLYFKKLISYTKITSAEFGARAASEGFLFDVAGSSVFPEVGDYELVLGFLCSTLTRLFSKAQNPTLNIQSSDIARLPLCRSLLLESKHQIKDLVGEAISLSRTDWDNFETSWDFRDQPLLRPGLKGLELKVSWRNWEAQSTAAIHRMQQLETENNQLFISAYGLDGELQPEVPEEQITLARADAHTDVAAFLSYAVGCMMGRYSLDQPGLILADSRNSQAEQLAAYDDKVCKPLSEVQFKPDSDGIIPVLDGEWFEDDIVARTREFLTVTFPGSSVGENLRFIEESLGKDIRKYFCSEFYKDHLQTYKKRPIYWLVQSPKKGFSCLIYLHRYTKDTLNQVLNNYFRPYLQKLEAPLAQLGLDQLNDSLPTRERTAARKEAEKITKVLKECQAWEQDALLPLAQQRIELDLDDGVKVNYLKLQDVLAPIPGPPVSGKMSPL; the protein is encoded by the coding sequence ATGCCGGGGGCTGAGAGTGAAACCCAACCGGAACTGCTCAAGCTGATGCGGGCGGGGAGTATGCCTGCGGCTCTGAAAGGCGACACCAATGAAAGTCGGCTGCATGGGCTGCTCGATGGTCAGATCCAAACAGCGATCCTTGGTGCTGATCCCCAGGGCGAGGTCTACCGCGAACTGGTGCTTGCGACGTGTCGCTTCTATCACGAGCTGCTGCCCAACCTGTTTGAGGGTCTCGATGATGCCAGCGAGTTGTTGTTGCCTGACGACCTATTGAGTGAGGGCTCGATTGCAGGCGGTTTCCGCCGTGAGATCAGCGATGACGACTGCCAGGATGTGGAGATCCTTGGCTGGCTCTATCAGTTTTATATTGCCGAGAAGAAAGATGAGGTGATGGCCCGCAAGAAGGCGGTGCCCACCGAAGACATCCCGGCTGTCACGCAGCTGTTCACGCCCCACTGGATTGTGCGCTATCTGGTGGAGAACTCTCTGGGCCGTCTCTGGCTGCTGAATAGACCTGGATCAAGGCTGCGCGAGCACATGCCCTACTACATCGAGGGCGAAGCCGAGACAGACTTTCTGACGATCAACAAGCCAGAAGAGATCAAGATACTGGATCCGGCCTGCGGCAGCGGCCACATGCTCACCTACGCCTTCGACTTACTCACCCTCATCTACGAGGAGGAAGGCTATGCGCCCAGTGAAATCCCTGGACTGATCCTCCAGCAGAATCTGCATGGTCTGGAGATATGCCCTCGCGCCACTCAGCTCGCCGAACTGGCTCTCGTCTTTAAGGCCAGGGAAAAGTCCCGTCGATTCTTTCAGCCGGAGCAGCTGTTCCGACCCAGCATCGTCGAGCTGCGGAATGTGCGGTTTGATGGGGACGAGCTCGATGAATACATCGAGGCCCTGGATCTCGGAGAGTTATTCGATCAAAACCTTTTCAAGTTGCTCCACCAGTTTGAGGAAGCGAAGAACTTCGGCTCGCTGATTAAGCCGTGCCTCGACGAACGGCGCATCGCCGCCGCCTGCCGAGCCATCGAGGCGAAGGACCTTGCCGGCCAGATGCTTCTTCGCGAGACCCACCTTAAAGTCCTGCGCGTGCTCGAACAAGCCGAGGCGCTCACCAAGCGTTATCACATTGTCGTCGCCAATCCGCCGTATATGGGCGCGAAGAGTTTTACCGGCACACTAAAGCTATATCTCGCAGAGAACTTCGCGGAATTCAAAGCCGACCTATTCTCGGCCTTTATTGCTCGCTCCCAATCCTTGGCACTACGCCACGGCTACTTGGGCTTCATGTCTCCTTTTGTCTGGATGTTTATTGGAACTTACGAGGCATTGAGACAAGAGCTTCTTGGCAAATGCACCATCACGTCGCTCGTTCAGCTTGAGTATTCCGGGTTTGACGGCGCGACGGTTCCCATCTGCACATTCACCCTGAAGAACGCGAAGGAAATAGGGTTTTCTGGAGCATACATAAGACTGTCCGACTTTAGAGGGGCTGATCAACAGGCACCCAGAACTCTTGAGGCGATTCATAACCCAAGCTGCGGGTGGTTCTACAGAGCATCCTCCGAACGCTTCAAGGTTATCCCCGGGCAGCCAATTGCATACTGGCTTCCCCAAAAGGCGATTGACGCTTATGCCCGAGGAGAATCGTTGGGTGATAACTGCCATGGACAGCCCGGACTGCAGACAAATAACAATGCATTGTTTGTTCGGAATTGGTCCGAGGTAAGCCTTGGTCGGATTGGGTTCGGCTTCCCCAGTAGCGAATGCGCTCGTGAAGCACAGATGCGCTGGTATCCATATCTTAAGGGTGGCGACTTCAGAAAGTGGTATGGCAATCAGGCTCAAGTCGTTGACTGGGAGGACGACGGAAGACGAATCAAGAGGTATGTGACCGAGAAGTATCCCTATCTGAATGGAAATATCGATTACGTCGTAAAAGACCGCGGCCTCTACTTCAAGAAGTTAATTAGCTACACCAAGATTACATCGGCGGAATTTGGTGCTCGTGCTGCGAGCGAGGGATTCCTGTTCGATGTTGCAGGATCGTCTGTGTTTCCCGAGGTAGGAGATTATGAGTTGGTTTTGGGATTCTTGTGTTCGACTCTAACTCGGTTGTTTTCAAAGGCTCAGAATCCAACGTTAAACATCCAGTCCAGTGATATTGCCCGCTTGCCTCTTTGCAGATCGCTACTTCTTGAGTCCAAGCACCAGATTAAGGATCTAGTAGGCGAAGCCATTTCACTATCCCGCACCGACTGGGACAATTTCGAGACCTCGTGGGACTTCCGAGACCAGCCGTTGTTGCGGCCGGGGCTGAAGGGCCTTGAGTTGAAGGTGAGCTGGCGGAATTGGGAGGCACAGAGCACCGCCGCCATCCACCGTATGCAGCAGCTAGAGACCGAGAATAATCAGCTCTTCATCTCAGCCTACGGCCTCGACGGCGAATTGCAGCCCGAAGTGCCAGAGGAGCAAATTACCCTCGCTCGTGCCGACGCCCACACGGATGTGGCCGCCTTCCTCTCCTATGCCGTCGGCTGCATGATGGGCCGGTACAGCCTCGATCAGCCTGGGCTGATTCTGGCTGACTCCCGCAACAGCCAGGCTGAACAACTTGCCGCCTATGATGACAAAGTCTGCAAGCCCCTAAGCGAAGTCCAGTTCAAGCCCGACAGCGACGGCATCATCCCCGTCCTCGACGGCGAGTGGTTCGAAGACGACATCGTCGCCCGCACCCGCGAGTTCCTAACCGTCACCTTTCCCGGGAGCAGCGTCGGCGAAAATCTGCGCTTCATCGAAGAATCTCTAGGCAAAGACATCCGCAAATACTTCTGTAGCGAGTTCTACAAGGATCACCTGCAGACATATAAAAAACGTCCGATCTACTGGCTGGTGCAGAGCCCCAAGAAGGGCTTCTCCTGCCTGATCTACCTGCACCGCTACACCAAAGACACCCTCAACCAGGTGCTCAACAACTACTTCCGGCCCTACCTGCAGAAGCTGGAAGCCCCCCTGGCCCAGCTCGGCCTCGATCAGCTCAACGATTCCCTCCCCACCCGCGAACGAACCGCCGCACGTAAGGAAGCTGAGAAAATCACCAAGGTCCTCAAGGAATGTCAGGCCTGGGAGCAGGACGCCCTGCTGCCCCTGGCCCAGCAGCGCATCGAGCTCGACCTTGATGACGGGGTGAAGGTGAACTACCTCAAGCTCCAGGACGTGCTGGCACCGATTCCTGGGCCCCCGGTTTCAGGAAAGATGTCACCCCTTTGA